Sequence from the uncultured Draconibacterium sp. genome:
GAGGCAGAATAATCCTGCCAGTTGGTTAAGGCGGTAAACGCAGCTTGCTTCTGCTCTCCACTCGATGAATTAAAATATCCGGTAACGGTTTTCAATGCTGTTTCGCCGCCAATTGTTGGCAGAATAGGGAACAGGCGGGCTTTTTTATTGGTTTGTTCCAAGGTGCTCAACACTTTTCCGTTTGAATCTTGCTCTTCGGCGATACCGTCAACAACAGCCATCAGTGCCAGTTGTGTTTCGGTAATTTCTGAAGGATCAGAAAGCGAAAGCAAGAGCTTTAATAATGCGTCTGTATTTTCGTATGAAGAAACTTGTTTCAGTGCGGAGAAAGCAGCTGTTTTTGCATCAGCATTGGCAGATGAAGTGGCGGCCAGTATTTCATCAAAATATTGCGTTTCCGCTTTGGCTCCGATAAGATCGATAAAAGCGGCTTTCGTTTTTCCTGCTGATTTGTCGAGGTTGTCTGCAATTTGGTATATATGTTCTTTATCAAGCAGGGTGCTCAATACTTCTGTTGTTGCTTCAATATCCTTTCCCTGCGCCAGGTGTGCAATTAAAGCAGAAGTTGCTTCACTTCCCTGAAGTTTTGCCAAAGCGGTTATCGCTTCTGTACGAACAACTTCAGCCGACGATTCAAGGCTGGCCAAAACAAAATCGTTTGCCTGCTCATCACCACGTCTTCCCAGCATATCTATAATTTCAGCTTTAACTTCGGGGTTTGCTGCCTCAGCTTTAGCAATCCATTTTCGTGTATCGGCAACTCCGCCCAGGTTTTCAGCAATATTTAATGCTGAGTAGCGAAACGCTTTATCCGGCGAATCAAGCGCTTCCAATAAAAGCGGGGTGGCTTCGTAACCAAGGTAGTCGGCATAAATACGAAGCGCGGCAGAATAATTATGCAGGTGGTCGCTTGCTGAATTGGCTTTAAAAATAGCCTTGCAAGCTTTTTCCATTAGTTCCAGTTCATTTTGCTCGCCCAAACGTTTGGTGTAAGTCAGAAATGCTTCGGCTGCATTGGTGGCATCGTAATTAAAATTCACATCAGAAGCAGCATTTAGCAAGGTTTTATAGGAATCAGGTGACCCGATATTTGCCAGTGCGGCCAGTGCTGTTTTCTGCATCGACTCATTATCGGCACTTACCAATGGCGTAATCAGCGGTACGGCGCGTTTACATTTTAACCGGCCCAAAGCGCGAACAATAGTCATTTGTGTTTCTCCTTCAACTTTTGGGAAAGCGGCCAGAAATACTTCAGCTGTCTTTGGATCTTCAGTTGACAGAATAGTCTGTGTTGCCGGTTCGGCAAGTTGCACATCAGTTAAGTAACTTTTTACCTGTTCAACTGTCTTTTCGCCGGCAACCAGGTTTAGTTGATTGAGAAGAAAAGTTTTTACCTCAACATCGTTAGCAGAATTGAGCGCTTTTAAAAGATTCTCCTCTGCAAAAGCGCGTTCTTCGTTTTTGCCAAACTGACTGGCATAACGCGAAAAACTGTTCACTGCAAAACGTACAGCTGTGTCGTCGCCGGTGCCCAACGGAACAAGTTCTGCGGCCAGTTTCTGGTATCCTTCGTCGCCCATCAAAAAGATTTCGTTCATCGCTTTGTCGCGGTGTGTGAGGTTCTTTGTTGGCATTTGTGCCAGCACATCGGCAACTTTGGTGTCGAGCGTTCGCTTATCCTGCGCAAAACCGGCTAAACTAAAACACGCCAGCAGCAAGATCGTAGTTATTTGAATTCTATATTTTTTCATTGTATTTGTCCTTAATCCTATGTATTAATCCTTACTAATTCATCCTTCATCCTTTAAATCGTCCACGGTGCACGCATGGGCTGATTGATCAGTCGGTTTGCTCCTTCATCATCAATAAACTCCAGCTTTTCAGGATCGAAATGTAATGTACGTCCCAGGCGAACTGCTGTAATACCGAGGTTTACAAGCGTTGCCGACCGG
This genomic interval carries:
- a CDS encoding family 16 glycoside hydrolase, giving the protein MKKYRIQITTILLLACFSLAGFAQDKRTLDTKVADVLAQMPTKNLTHRDKAMNEIFLMGDEGYQKLAAELVPLGTGDDTAVRFAVNSFSRYASQFGKNEERAFAEENLLKALNSANDVEVKTFLLNQLNLVAGEKTVEQVKSYLTDVQLAEPATQTILSTEDPKTAEVFLAAFPKVEGETQMTIVRALGRLKCKRAVPLITPLVSADNESMQKTALAALANIGSPDSYKTLLNAASDVNFNYDATNAAEAFLTYTKRLGEQNELELMEKACKAIFKANSASDHLHNYSAALRIYADYLGYEATPLLLEALDSPDKAFRYSALNIAENLGGVADTRKWIAKAEAANPEVKAEIIDMLGRRGDEQANDFVLASLESSAEVVRTEAITALAKLQGSEATSALIAHLAQGKDIEATTEVLSTLLDKEHIYQIADNLDKSAGKTKAAFIDLIGAKAETQYFDEILAATSSANADAKTAAFSALKQVSSYENTDALLKLLLSLSDPSEITETQLALMAVVDGIAEEQDSNGKVLSTLEQTNKKARLFPILPTIGGETALKTVTGYFNSSSGEQKQAAFTALTNWQDYSASKPLYEICQSGNATFSQPAFNSFVRMVASANLPDDQKLLQYRKIMNYASSADDQKNVIAAIGRLRTFLSLVYLEQYLEEEALTATTSRAIMNIAMPDSNGEGGLTGDIVRRILGKAEQALSGEDSAYDKINIQNYLKAMPKDKGYVSLFNGKNLDGWQGMLLDGNPIKIAKLSETERAKEQEAADIKMRENWSVKDGMIIFNGKGANLVSKKIYKDFDMIVDWRISKKGDSGIYLRGAPQVQVWDTSRVEVGAQVGSGGLYNNNPDNVRDPLLVADNPIDEWNTFRITMVGENVTVYLNGELVVDNVKMDNYWDRSIPIFSEGTIELQAHGNELAFRDVYVREINTDEIGLTQEEIDEGFVSLFNGKNLDGWQGNKTDYFAENGELVVNPKAGGHGNLYTEKEYSDFVFRFEFKLTPGANNGLGIRTPLEGDAAYVGMELQILDNTAPIYANLHEYQYHGSVYGTIPAKRGFLNPVGDWNTQEVVVKGTKIKITLNGEVILDSDIADAREHGTKDGKDHPGLQRDKGYIGFLGHGSELWFRNIRIKDLSE